A window of Oncorhynchus gorbuscha isolate QuinsamMale2020 ecotype Even-year unplaced genomic scaffold, OgorEven_v1.0 Un_scaffold_4457, whole genome shotgun sequence genomic DNA:
atttgtttatttttgaaccattccattgtagattttgctttatgttttggatcattgtcttgttggaagacaaatctccgtcccagtctcaggtcttttgcagactccatcaggttttcttccagaatggtcctgtatttggctccatccatcttcccatcaattttaaccatcttccctgtccctgctgaagaaaagcaggcccaaaccatgatgctgccaccaccatgtttgacagtggggatggtgtgttcagggtgatgagctgtgttgcttttactctctctgtctctctctctctctctctctctgtctctctctctctctctctctctctctctctctctctctctctctctctctctctctctctctctctctctctctctctctctctctctctctctctctctcacacagacacacagacaaacacacacactagaaaACACTAGAATTACACAATAGCATCTGCTTTCAATCTTGTTTATTTTAGATAATTAATTAAGTCATATGATTAAAATAATTAGAGAACTACACAACTACAGCAATGATCATTTTTTAAAGTTACAACTCAACAATGATTTTAAATCAATAAGGTAACATGATATATGTCAGACTTGACTTCCTTCATCTGGTCTTTTCCAGACTTTTCTCCTGTGACTTGATGTCTTCCTCTCAGCAGCCGTAGAGTCTGTTGATCCTCAGGATGTCTGTGGTGGACAACCCCTGTCTCTGGCCGATGGGCACGTTGGGGTTGGGGATGGGGGTGATGGTGTCCATCCCGTTGACAGAGAAGGCTGTTTTTCCATAGTGcatgacagagctgtagtcatAGGGACTGTTCAGGTTGTTGGTGTTTTGTTTATCGAAGTTATAGGCATTGTTAGAGTCGATGTTACTCCAGTTGATCTTGACGTACTGGTCACGGTCGCTTCTGGTTTGTTCGTGTTGGAAGCCCAGAGCGTGGAGAGTCTCGTGCTGAATGATGCCGAAGTAAACACACCCGTTCATTTGGAGAGAGACCGTCTGTTGGCCTCCCACTCTCCCAAGAGAGGACCAGCACCCGTCTCTGGGCTCGTAGCTGATGAAGTCAACCTGATTCTGCCGAGGCACGAAGCGAATGCAGGTCTGGGAAGTGAAGGCCCGGAGGGCGTTTTCAATGCCCTGCTTGTCAGAGGAACTGAAGCTACTGCTCACTGTGTAGGGCACTTCAACCAGTCCGTTGGAGCCTTTTTTCCAGAAGCACCCGGCACTGTAAAATAACATTCAGGGTGTTAGTCAATTATACTTGAAAATACGATTATTTTGacctaaaaaaatatattactCTACTTCAATATAATTAGTACTTTACTCTACTTCACTCGTTTAACCAACctgaaatgtaaatatatcaacATAAGATGCACGTAAAAACAACTCCAAGGGAAATTTCCCCCCAACTTACTAACTTTAAGTTCGAGCAACAACTTTTTGAAACCTGGCTCTGTTTCTAGAGGATTGTGGGTAATTCCACATTCTTTGACTTCATAATGCTACTCTCAGTGTTTGTATGCAGGTTTGAACGAAGCGAAGTATATTTTGTGATCATGCAACTTTCTGAAACACTAAAAGTGAAGTATATTAAACATGAAAATACCTCGTGTTGGAAATACTAAATAAGCTGATGCAGATAGTTTTAAAAGCAGAATTCGCACAATAttgttttcagtgtgtgttggttgTACCTATAGCAAATCATGGCGTTTCTGGTTGTTGGTGCCACCATGTCCCCCTCCAACAGGAACTGACTGGAGCCGTTATTAGTGGTCAGAATTCTCTCAGTGATGTCTACAGCCTCAGGGTTGTCTGTTAGGATCTCTGGTCCACTTCCATCCTCCATGAGAGGGTTGGCCTGAGAGaggcccagcagcagcagcagcagcagggtgagagaggggCTTTGCTCCATCTTcagtgtgtggagaggagagactggatgGCTCCTTGGATCTGACAGTGGAGATACTCTAGATGGCTTCTTGGTCCTGGAGATGCTTTGGAGAGTCTTGATGTGTGATTCTGTCTGGTCAGTCCTGGGCTTTTTATACAGTCCTCCTCAGGTGTGTCCGCTGGAGGATTCTGGGTTGGGGTCCATGTTGTTAGTCCTAAATAAACCTCTGAAGGGAGGGCTCCACCACCACACCTACAGTTTCAACATGGTTTTAATCCATACGGGTCCATTTACACCTGGCCATGCCTACTCAACAAATAGGTCACACACTAATGTAATGACAGTTGACTCTACTACAATGATGTGCTGAGGAACGTGTCAGATTGAGCAGGCCACTGGTTAAATATTGTCACATTTGCCATTTCCTGTTTGACAAATGCTATAGAACAGGGAAAGAAGTTGTTCAGACAAACTCATCGTTTTAATATTTGTCTGGAAATATGAATGAAATGTATTGGAAGAAttgtgtttgttatagattgtggtagttgtgcctgtatagcttagtgtgtttgttacagattgtggtagttgtgcctgtatagcttagtgtgtttgttatagattgtggtagttgtgcctgtatagcttagtgtgtttgttatagattgtggtagttgtgcctgtatagcttagtgtgtttgttatagattgtggtagttgtgcctgtatagcttagtgtgtttgttatagattgtggtagttgtgcctgtatagcttagtgtgtttgttatagattgtggtagttgtgcctgtatagcttagtgtgtttgttatagattgtggtagttgtgcctgtatagcttagtgtgtttgttatagattgtggtagttgtgcctgtatagcttagtgtgtttgttatagattgtggtagttgtgcctgtatagcttagtgtgtttgttatagattgtggtagttgtgcctgtatagcttagtgtgtttgttatagattgtggtagttgtgcctgtatagcttagtgtgtttgttatagattgtggtagttgtgcctgtatagcCTAGTGTGttttgttatagattgtggtagttgtgcctgtatagcttagtgtgtttgttatagattgtggtagttgtgcctgtatagcttagtgtgtttgttatagattgtggtagttgtgcctgtatagcttagtgtgtttgttatagattgtggtagttgtgcctgtatagcttagtgtgtttgttatagattgtggtagttgtgcctgtatagcttagtgtgtttgttatagattgtggtagttgtgcctgtatagcttagtgtgtttgttatagattgtggtagttgtgcctgtatagcttagtgtgtttgttatagattgtggtagttgtgcctgtatagcctaggtgtgtttgttatagattgtggtagttgtgcctgtatagcttagtgtgtttgttatagattgtggtagttgtgcctgtatagcttagtgtgtttgttatagattgtggtagttgtgcctgtatagcttagtgtgtttgttatagattgtggtagttgtgcctgtatagcttagtgtgtttgttatagattgtggtagttgtgcctgtatagcctaggtgtgtttgttatagattgtggtagttgtgcctgtatagcttagtgtgtttgttatagattgtggtagttgtgcctgtatagcttagtgtgtttgttatagattgtggtagttgtgcttgtatagcttagtgtgtttgttatagattgtggtagttgtgcttgtatagcttagtgtgtttgttatagattgtggtagttcaaatcaaatcaaatcaaatttatttatatagcccttcgtacatcagctgatatctcaaagtgctgtacagaaacccagcctaaaaccccaaacagcaaacaatgcaggtgtaaaagcacggtggctaggaaaaactccccagaaaggccaaaacctaggaagaaacctagagaggaaccgggctatgtggggtggccagtcctcttctggctgtgccgggtagagattataacagaacatgaccaagatgttcaaatgttcataaatgaccagcatggtcaaataataataaggcagaacagttgaaactggagcagcagcacagtcaggtggactggggacagcaaggagccatcgtTGTGTGCCTGTATAGCTTAGGCCTGCattagtgaaatgcttgtgcttcctcTGACGAGTGCATTAATATCTAACAAGTTatctaacaattacacaacatattcaccaatacacacatctagtaaaggaatggaatcaagaatataaaaatatatggacgagcaatgtcagattggtatagaataagatacagtaggatagtgtaggatacagtatatacataggagATGGGTAATGCAAGATATTTTgacgttattaaagtgactggtgttccatttattaaagtggccagtgatttcaagtctatgtatataggcagcagcctctaatgtgctagtgatggctttgagatcgaagctgtttttcagtctcttggtcccagctttgatgtacctgtacttacctcaccttctggatgatagaggggtgaacaggcagtgactcggtggttgttgtcctggatggcaggtaatTTCCCCCCGTGATGCTTAAGGCGGACCGCGTCACcctttggagagccctgcaggtgcaggtggtgcagttgccgtaccaggcggtgatacagcccgacagaatgctctcgattgttcatctgtaaaagtttgtgagggttttaggtgacaagtcaaatttctttagcgtcctgaggttgaagaggtgctgttacGTCTTCCCCACCACGCTATCTGTGTGAGTGACCCATCTCAGttagtcagtgatgtgtacgccgaggaacttgaagctttccatctTGTCCACTGCGTCGATGTGAATAGGgggctgctctctctgctgtttcctgaagtcctcgatcatctcctttgttttgttgactttgaataagaggttattttcctggcaccacactcccagagccctctcctcctccctgcaggctgtctcatcattgttggtaatcaagcctactactgttgtgtcatctggcgttctgcattagcttcgaacagcccctgtgatatgcagcttttcagggaagctagaaaccattatacacaggcggttagaaaagccaaggctagctttttcaagcagaaatttgcttcctgcaacactagctcaaaaaagttctgggacactgtaaagtccatggagaataagaacacctcctcccagttgcccactgcactgaagataggaaacactgtcaccactgataaatccaccataattgagaatttccagaagcatttttctatggctggccatgcttttcacctggctactcctaccccggtcaacagcactgcatccccaacagcaactcgcccaagccttccccatttctccttctcccaaatccgttcagctgatgttctgaaagagctgcaaaatatggacccctacaaatcagccgggctagacaatctggaccctttctttctaaaatgatctgccgaaattgttgccacccctattactagcctgttcaacctctctttcgtgtcgtctgagattcccaaagattggaaagcagctgcggtcatccccctcttcaaagggggggacactcttgacccaaactgctacagacctatatctatcctaccatgcctttctaaggtcttcgaaagccaagtcaacaaacagattaccgaccatttcgaatctcaccataccttctctgctatgcaatctgctttcagagctggtcatgggtgcacctcagccacgctcaaggtcctaaatgatatcttaaccgccatcgatgagaaacattactgtgcagccgtattcattgatctggccaaggctttcgactctgtcaatcaccacatcctcatcggcagactcgacagccttggtttctcaaatgattgcctcgcctggttcaccgactacttctctgatagagttcagtctatcaggtctgctgtccggacctctggcagtctctatgggggtgccacagggttctatTCTttgaccgactctcttctctgtatacatcaatgaggtcactcttgctgctggtgagtctctgatccacctctgcagacgacaccattctgtatacttctggcccttctttggacactgtgttaacaaccctccaggcaagcttcaatgccatacaactctccttccgtggcctccaattgctcttaaatacaagtaaaactaaatgcatgctcttcaaccgatcgctacctgcacctacccgcctgtccaacatcactactctggacgtctctgacttagaatacgtggacaactacaaatacttaggtgtctggttagactgtaaactctccttccagacccatatcaaacatctccaatccaaagttaaatctagaattggcttcctatttcacaacaaagcatccttcactcatgctgccaaacatacccttgtaaaactgaccatcctaccaatcctcgactttggcgatgtcattgacaaaatagcctccaataccctactcaacaaattggatgcagtctatcacagtgcaatccgttttgtcaccaaagccccatatactacccaccattgcgacctgtacgctctcgttggctggccctcgcttcatactcgccgccaaacccactggctccatgtcatctacaagaccctgctaggtaaagttcccccttatctcagctcgctggtcaccatagcatcacccacctgtagcacacgctccagcaggtatatctctctagtcacccccaaaaccaattatttctttggcctcctctccttccagttctctgctgccaatgactggaatgaactacaaaaatctctgaaactggaaacacttatctccctcactagctttaagcaccaactgtcagagcagctcacagattactgcacctgtacatagcccacctataatttagcccaaacaactacctctttcccaactgtatttaattaatttatttattttgctcctttgcaccccattatttttatttctactttgcacattcttccattgcaaaactaccattccagtgttttacttgctatattgtatttactttgccaccatggcctttttgtctttacctcccttctcacctaatttgctcacatcgtatatagacttgtttatactgtattattgactgtatgtttgttttactccatgtgtaactctgtgtcgttgtatctgtcgaactgctttgatttatcttggccaggtcgcaattgtaaatgagaacttgttctcaacttgcctacccggttaaataaaggtgaaataaaaaaataaaatctgctaacttgatgattgagttggaggcgtgcttggccacgcgggcatgggtgaacagggactacaggaggggactgagcacgcacccttgtggggccccagttttgATGATCAGCGAAGtgaaggtgttgtttcctacgTTCACCACCTgagggaggcccgtcaggaagtccaggacccaattgcacaggaccgggtgttgaatgctgagctatagtcaatgaccagcattcttacatatgtatgtattcctcttgtctagatgggttagggcagtgtggagtgtgatggtGGTTGCATCGTcagtggatctattggggcggtaagccaattgaagtgggtctagagtgacaggtagggtggaggtgatttgatccttgactagtctcccaaagcatttcatgatgacagaagtgagtgttacGGGGCAACAGTCATTTAGTTCTGTTacatttgctttcttgggtacaggaacaatggtggccatcttgaagcatgtggggacagcagactgggatagggagagattgaatatgtccgtaaacacaccagccagctgttctgcacatgctctgatgacgcggctggggatgccgtctgggccagcagccttgcgagggttaacaggtGCATCAAGCACATTGATGACTACAACAACTGTTTGTCAGCAGTTATCTTGGCCACAGGGTTCTAAGGCGGCGCTACAAAGTATTcatttaagggggctgaataattttgcacgcccaatttttcagtttttgatttgttaaaaaagtttgaaatatccaataaatgtcgttccatttcatgattgtgcccacttgttgttgattcttcacaaaaaaatacagttttatatctttatgtttgaagcctgaaatgtggcaaaaggtcgcaaagttcaagggggccgaatactttcgcaaggcactgtacacaagggacacgacacgacaagacgtctgactgctacgccatcttggaacaaTGGATtaaggattacaaagggaaagtgacacaagcctaccagatgtgCTAAATGCATGCTACGTTTGCTCTGAACcgagcaacactgaaccatgcgagagagcaccagctgttctggatgactttgTGATCATGTTTTCCGTAGCCGATGTGACCTTTTTAAACAGTTGAACGTTCACAAAGCCCACAGggtcagatggattaccaggacgtgttcgCCGAGCACTGACAAGtgtattcactgacattttcaacctctccctgacccagtctgtaagacctacatgtttcaagcagaccaccatagtctctgtgcacAAGAACACCATGGTAACCTATTTAAATTAtcatcgccccatagcactcacatctgggGGACGTGTGACTCCACTTTGAAGTGATTATTTTAGCTGACCAGACCAGTTACATCTACAGTATAAATCTTATCAAGAAAATACAGTGTGGTTGATTTTTATTTCTGCTTTGTTGTCAGATTCCCAGAGCAGATATGTATGTTGTCCTCTGTCTGCCTCCTTCATTCTCTTccaaaaataattattatatttcaTGCCATTGTAGTTGTGGATATTCCTAGTGTCTTATTGTGTTTAGGTGAGAGAAAAAATgtcattgtagttgtgtatattcctAGTGTCTTATTGTGTTTAGGTGAGAGAAATGATGTCATTGTAGTTGGGACAGAAGTGATGTAACTCTAGTGCTGATTGGAGGACGAATGTCTTGGATAAGGACAGACATGGAGGACTTGTGCCCagtctgttaactctctctctctctctctctctctctctctctctctctctctctctctctctctctctctctctctcctgactctctcgctcgctctctcgctcactcactcacacactcacacacacacacacacactatagaacactagaaTTAAACAATAGCATCTGCTTTCAATCTTGTTTATTTTAGATAATTAAGTCATATGATTAAAATAATTAGAGAACTACACAACTACAGCAATGATCATTTTTTAAAAGTTACAACTCAACAATGATTTTAAATCAATAAGGTAACATGATATATGTCAGACTTGACTTCCTTCATCTGGTCTTTTCCAGACTTTTCTCCTGTGACTTGATGTCTTCCTCTCAGCAGCCGTAGAGTCTGTTGATCCTCAGGATGTCTGTGGTGGACAACCCCTGTCTCTGGCCGATGGGCACGTTGGGGTTGGGGATGGGGGTGATGGTGTCCATCCCGTTGACAGAGAAGGCTGTTTTTCCATAGTGcatgacagagctgtagtcatAGGGAGTGTTCAGGTTGTTGGTGTTTGATCTATCAAAGTTAAAGGCATTGTTAGAGTCGATGTTACTCCAGTTGATGGTGACGTACTCGTCACGGTCGCTCCTGGTTTGTTCGTGTTGGAAGCCCAGAGCGTGGAGAGTCTCGTGCTGAATGATGCCGAAGTAAACACAGCCGTCCATTTGGAGAGAGACCGTCTGTTGGCCTCCCATTCTCCCAAGAGAGGACCAGCACCCGTCTCTGGGCTCGTAGCTGATGAAGTCAACCTGATTCTGCCAAGGCACGAAGCGAATG
This region includes:
- the LOC124028577 gene encoding hatching enzyme 1.2-like; the encoded protein is MEQSPSLTLLLLLLLGLSQANPLMEDGSGPEILTDNPEAVDITERILTTNNGSSQFLLEGDMVAPTTRNAMICYSAGCFWKKGSNGLVEVPYTVSSSFSSSDKQGIENALRAFTSQTCIRFVPRQNQVDFISYEPRDGCWSSLGRVGGQQTVSLQMNGCVYFGIIQHETLHALGFQHEQTRSDRDQYVKINWSNIDSNNAYNFDKQNTNNLNSPYDYSSVMHYGKTAFSVNGMDTITPIPNPNVPIGQRQGLSTTDILRINRLYGC
- the LOC124028579 gene encoding hatching enzyme 1.2-like, with the protein product MEQSPSLTLLLLLLLGLSQANPLMEDGSGPEILTDNPEAVDITERILTTNNGSSQFLLEGDMVAPTTRNAMICYSAGCFWNKGSNGLVEVPYTVSSSFSSSDKQGIENALRAFTSQTCIRFVPWQNQVDFISYEPRDGCWSSLGRMGGQQTVSLQMDGCVYFGIIQHETLHALGFQHEQTRSDRDEYVTINWSNIDSNNAFNFDRSNTNNLNTPYDYSSVMHYGKTAFSVNGMDTITPIPNPNVPIGQRQGLSTTDILRINRLYGC